The Deltaproteobacteria bacterium genome contains a region encoding:
- the nagZ gene encoding beta-N-acetylhexosaminidase, with protein MDRQVLRRLIGRVLMVGIPGPELDEATRTTLARLAAGGVILFRRNVLAPAQLAALTEELHRQPARPLIGIDHEGGRVQRLGAPFTVFPAMAVVGATGEAALARQVGRAMGIELAAAGIDLDFAPVLDVNSNPANPIIGDRAFSHDPAVVAAMGVALMHGLHEGGVLSCGKHFPGHGDTDSDSHLALPVVPRDRAALESTELVPFRAAVRAGMPLLMTAHVLYPALDQERPATLSPAVLRDLLRTQLGFTGVIVSDDLGMCAITDHHDVGEAAVQTLAAGAELLLLCSDLAQAVQAASAIERAVVDGRLAAPVLEAAATRVRQLAKPSPVTRAALRDLPIAAHAALRTRLETPG; from the coding sequence ATGGATCGTCAGGTGCTGCGGCGGCTGATCGGGCGGGTGTTGATGGTGGGCATTCCCGGCCCCGAGTTGGATGAAGCGACACGAACAACGCTGGCTCGGCTGGCAGCCGGCGGGGTTATCTTGTTTCGGCGCAACGTCCTCGCGCCGGCGCAATTGGCGGCGCTGACCGAGGAGTTGCATCGGCAGCCGGCGCGACCGCTGATCGGCATCGATCATGAGGGCGGACGGGTACAGCGTCTGGGGGCGCCGTTCACGGTGTTCCCGGCGATGGCGGTGGTTGGTGCAACCGGCGAGGCGGCACTGGCCCGGCAGGTGGGGCGGGCGATGGGGATCGAGCTGGCGGCCGCCGGTATTGACCTCGACTTCGCGCCTGTGCTTGACGTCAACTCGAACCCGGCCAATCCGATCATTGGCGATCGTGCCTTCAGCCATGACCCGGCAGTGGTTGCGGCCATGGGCGTAGCCTTGATGCACGGGCTGCACGAGGGCGGGGTGCTCAGTTGCGGCAAACACTTCCCCGGCCACGGCGACACCGACAGCGATTCGCACCTCGCCTTGCCGGTGGTGCCGCGCGACCGTGCGGCACTGGAGTCCACCGAGTTGGTGCCGTTTCGAGCCGCGGTGAGGGCGGGCATGCCGCTGCTCATGACCGCCCATGTGTTGTACCCGGCGCTCGATCAGGAGCGCCCGGCCACGCTGTCACCGGCTGTTCTGCGGGACCTCTTGCGCACGCAGCTGGGCTTCACCGGGGTGATTGTGAGCGACGACTTGGGGATGTGCGCGATCACCGATCACCACGATGTCGGCGAAGCCGCGGTGCAAACCCTGGCTGCCGGAGCGGAGTTGCTCCTGCTCTGCTCCGACTTGGCGCAGGCCGTCCAGGCCGCCTCCGCCATCGAACGTGCGGTGGTGGATGGCCGACTGGCTGCGCCGGTGCTCGAGGCCGCTGCCACGCGCGTCCGCCAGCTGGCGAAGCCATCGCCGGTGACACGTGCAGCATTGCGGGACCTACCCATCGCCGCCCACGCGGCGCTACGGACCCGCCTGGAAACGCCTGGGTAG